A segment of the Anopheles cruzii chromosome 2, idAnoCruzAS_RS32_06, whole genome shotgun sequence genome:
aatggaaaacaccAATTCGTGTAGCGCACAGCACGGTAGCCGCCGTAGAGTCCACCCTGCGAAGTGGTAAACCATTGTGGTTCCCAGCGACGGTAAGTGCGACGATCTTTTTCGGAAAACGGAGACCGAAAATAGGGGTCGGATGGCAGGTTGGTGGGAATGGtcaaaatgttgcagaaatgGATTTCCCGTTGGACTCAAAATTTGTGTTTATAAACGATTCGAGTTTTTCTCGCCCATCTCGGTAGCGGACTGCCGGATACGTGGGGCTCACTGAAATTTGGATAACGTCATGCTCACGGCACACAACGTTGCGAGTATATTGCTAGCTCTTTATTCAGTCGTATTAtagttgtttttgttacttGTCGCAGTGCTTCGCTTTTTTGTTAGTAAAACCTCGTCGAAACATGTGCGTTCATAGTCTACGGAATTTCGACAAAATAGTTTTGTGCTTGTTGATGATCGATGTACAAATTGCACAACGCAATATTGTGTTGAAAATTTTCCAGAAATATACTCCGAAACATGTCTACAAACTTGTTACTGcacttttcttgttttacGATACTGTCACTTTTCGCCGATGTAAGACGTTCGAGGCTCCCTTAACAATCGGAGTATTATCCGTAAATCGCGCAGCCTGCCGTCTTGACACCTTGAACAATGGGCTCAGGCTTGAAGTGCAGCCAGTTACAGGAAACATCCCAGCAAATCCCTGCTTCCAACAACGATACGAGTGTCTGAACTGTCAAACCCCGGTAATCCGCTTTATTCCACGGAGTGTGTCCACCACACAACATCAATGgccagtggcagcagcagtcgcaggACGCTTTGGCTTTCCATGTGGACAGTTTTCCATGCACCGTTTAATGGGAAAATTTACGATCTGCGAATGTGAGCGAAAATTTATGACCTGAGCGGATTTCATCTGCCTGGTGGTCTATTAAAGTGTCATCGTACCACCGTAGTGTCGGCTTCTTCGGCATCACCACCTCCGTGTTAGTTCGCCATGAACTGCTTCCCGGAAAGCGATGTTGGGAGAGTTTTCCACCCACTTCCATCGACGACACGTGGGCGGCCACGAGGAACTGCAGTAAACAACTGACAAAAAGTCTACCATAAAACACGAAGTCAAGGTACAAACTTGTTCGATTATTCGATAATGTCCCGCTAGCGCCCAGTTTCATGGCCTCTCGCAAACACGCAACGCTACGAAACAATAAACGTTCCAATCAATCGCCGCCGTTGACAGTAACGAATTCAATCGACTCATCAGTTTCTTTAAATGGCAAAACGGAATCGCACCCTCAAGTACGTGGTTAACAGACGTGTTAATGCTCGCAGCAGCGTTGACAATAAAATTGTCAGAAAATAGAGAAACCTCTTCGTTAGAAttgtttccacttttttttcgACAACTTTATCATCTGGCCCCGATCCTTACGTTCAGGCGAGATATTTGAGGTCCTTCGATAACAGCGCACCATTTACACTCAAATAGCTTCTATTTAATCAAACTTCTATTCTACTAAACTACAAAACCTGAATATCTCGCCATCTGAAAATCACAATAACTAAACATTAGATGAAAATTTGTGGACGAAACATTAGAATCGATCAGTTAGAGTTAAAAtattctaaaaataaaaatgggtGAACTACATTAAACCAAAAACTACAGCACTAATACGACGGTCACTAACTCAAGTAAAATCTGAAAATCTAATAAACCTTCTTTAAATGCTCTCGATTCGCTCATTCCATCAGGAAGATGAAGGAACCAGATAACTCTACCATTCTGGAGGATTGACCAAGAGTGCCTGGCGACCATAAGAAAATATGATAATAAGTAAAAAGTTGCAATACAACAGTTCTATCAAACTAATGTTTATACGTATAAGGTttgggaaaaagtaatccattatttttgggtgaaattcaaaacattatttaagatacttccgatggtccgatttacgtcaaacatgtaccgttttgttggaaaatttgttatcttttcaaaggtaggctggtaatgcctcttttgtaaaaggcttagtcgttattgacgaaaaactggagtaatccattttcacaacccttttttgatttcagtttttcatcactcaggaaattttttaatgcgcgaaaaaggtgtcaatcgcttagtgcaaagtccgaactatacggtggatgcattaaaacatcccaaacaaaatctcggactttctggtgagtcactaaagacgtgcgtgacatttcgttttcctaatggaacacaaaacctcttccgttggccgattctggtcatttctggtcaattgctagtttcgaacggtgcaataattgacagtagagatctgaatttagtgtttggctacacggaagtaactcacaataaacggttcctttcaagtcccaccatatacccagtagaacctccctggccgtgagtcttggtttgaccaccggttaagatgcttcaccgcgcttagaccatgattattttcacacagtattgtcgtatgtaccccattcctcatccccagtatccgtccgtttaagaaatgggtcgatttcattccatttggccaaaattgcgaagatgaaaattcgagccatcatgtttttttatgtaaataggttggcgccaaaacattgagcttcttcgtgaatccagctttgcgcaaatgacttaaaactgactgatggttaatctttagctcctggccgatgctctgactactaacatgccgatcaactttgattatttttgtgattttatcgacattttcgatgacgtgtctgcctaggctttaacatcaaaaataactgaaacgtgtcaacgaagccaaaatttaacgtagctagctgttagagcatcggcaccatgaacagcatgcaaaatttcagcggcctagcttaaattttcgcctttatcggacaaaaattgtaaaatatacctaattttttctttggtgacttccattgtttacaccctataactcacaaacgaatggaacaaaccataaacagtgaaagcatctttttaagtgtgaagtatcagctttaaaacaaacctaaatttaaaactgtacgatcgatacttcacgagataccgatcactaaagtcatctaccgagaaaataatggattactttttccccagcctgatatttttatagtttttatAGTGAATACAACACACTATTGAAATTTAAGACAGACCATacccagcgggcaaaatctgtCGTGCGACGTCGGAACAACCGTCGGAACAAGCTCGGaacaaagaattttaattctCTTGTTCCGATGTGTTTTTCTGCCCGGCGCTGAAACGCTTCATGTATAACGCtttagtggtgtgtgtgtcatgaACTCGGTTCATCCAGTacctccccccctcccgcccTAGCCCACGTTTCGGATCTGAATATACCCGACAAACttggttaaaattttaaaacatttatttctcACAAATCGTATAACACGATAAAAACACCACTATAATTATCACATGCACATCACTATACTTCTCCAGCGTCCTACGGCACCATTTCACGCGCTTCCTTCTCGGGATGGGACGTTGCTCAGCTCACTTCGTGGTAActgtaattggaaaaaaaggacccctgAACACTTTAAACACTGCACAATTGTTAAAACACTGCCACAATACTTACTTATAATCATTTACGgcatcctcctgcagctgcaataagcaaaagaaacagattatTATACGAAAACTACGCAACTCTGCGCGTACATGACGAGCGATCTTTGATCACTCTGATCGCCAAAAATACTTGCAATACTTACCAGATTCTTTCGGCGATACCTTCTGCAGACATTTGGCgaactgtaaacataaaaatagcactgaattaaataaaaaaacaacactttttaACGTACTTACTGCGGCTGGCTCTGAGGCGTCATCACTTTGCTTGGAATACTtacgatcaaaacaaaccgaactgacagttggatggccaacgcacacacaaacaccgcgTTGGGTatcatcgttcaataagtcccgagactagcgtagagatggcactaataatgccatttatataccaagattcagaagtaccaaccttcagataagatataattaattgtaagatGTCATATAATTTgtgtaattcgaaacataacatagttatttcatttacttcgtagtttttcatagttttcattttaaacatttcataATTAGTGTCGGGACTTATTGCACGAAGTGTTATGTTCACGAGAAAGCGCATGCGCTAATAATATGAAGCGGCAGTGTTGCCTTCTTATCCTTTAAATATCTTCTCTCATATATATTGAACATTGTGGGATTCAATTCGaacaaattacaaaaaactcatcaaatgatggTGTTAATTTGTATACAATCAACAAGCAACTATTTTATATGAATTATAATGTATTTTAAGAATGTTTTTTCGTGGCTGTCAACGGTTTATATATCTAAAAACCTAGCACGATCATGTGAagttttttcatttgccacgATGGCAACTCTTCTTAACTTGAATTTCTTCGAAAAGAAATGGCAGATCGTGATAAAAGCTTACTGCGTGGATACTGAAGTAAGTATTTCTTATCTCTTAAGAAATATGTGGATAATTTTAAGTATTTAAcctttatttgatttatttgaacagcacacagcaaataaacaaaaccatgGCAGAGAACGGAAATAAGGACGAACCAGCCACACCGAGAAACAACGGTGTGGAACAAGTAATGTAAGTAAACTGGCATGTGATCGCTATTCCGCTACTTTACTTTAATATCTTTTTTCTGTATTTTATTTAGGCAGCCAAATTGTACTTGCAAGACTATCAGTCTGCAAAACACAAAAGGCATTCTGTTGGTGCAAAGACAGTTGATGAAACTTCAACGAACCGTTGAAGAGATGAAGGAAACGTCCCGCTCTATGTCTTCCAGTTCGCCAGCAGTTCCAGTAGATAGTGTAACATTTAGATTTAAGCCAATTTGTAATCAAGAGGAGATGACTACATTAGACGAGAGGCTACAGGATGAGGCGTTTGCAGCCGATTTGCTAGTGTGGTTGAATCCTTCTTTATCGCTAGTCAAAGGGCCACAAGAACGGCTGCAGGCTGTTTTCTATAAACTATTTGACCCCTCTTTCCTGGCCCACTGCTCCTGGACGGGAAATAGCAAGCCAGGAGTAGTTAAAGTGGCATTTTGCCAGTTTAAGAATGTCCTTTCTAATCTATCGGAGATTGCTGGCGGATCagcggcagaagaagaagttaAAACCTTCCTGCGTAAAAAGCTAACAAATGCAAGCAAACGCTACCTCAATTATAGGGGGATACGgaaaagttatttaaaaacaaataaaaagcgTGAAAACTAGTTTGAAGTAGTTTCagtatatatatattatttaAGGTAGATAAAGTTGtgaatttacataattttaaGTGTGAATAAACTCtgaatttttgaatgttgaacTGACGATAAAGTGTTTCTTTTGGGAACAATATTTAATGTGAATTATTATGTCTgtcattttgtttattatatGTGAAGCAATTCATTTAGTTTCACTGGAAAGTATGTAATAATGGGAAAAAGGCACAGAAATCAGCTGAAAGATCGGGATCAAAAACATAACGAGATAGCGAACGGGAAGGCAAAGGAACGCACACTAATTTACACAAAATAGATTTCAAAGGTACTTCCACAAAACTCGTTGAGGTATTATTATTCACTTTGTAAATATGCAAATCTGAGGACGATAGATCGATTCGGCCAATATCGTCACTTGTTTCTAAATGAAACAACTCTGCCATACAATCAAACTGACTTCCAATCAAAACCGTTTGGTTAGCATTGTTGCTCACTTTTAAAAACTTTACAATGCCTTTAGATCTGGTAAGAAACCACTGATCTTTTCTGTTCGGCCTAAGGAcaaaatttttatttatatgtACTCCGTCCTGATTCCTTGTTAATATTGGATATGGTGGCGGAGTGCAAGTCTTAAAATTGTGAATAGATGCAAAATGATGTACTCTATTTGCCACTTGTTCTAAGCATCTAGTGCCTGAGTGAacccatttttttaaaagtTGGTAATGGTTTTCTGAACGATATGATGAAAATTTGTCCAGCTCTCCATGGTTCAAAACGTCTGAATAAACGTGCAGTAAATTATGAACATTGCTAGTTAAGTGAGACCGACCATAATATGTCTCGAAATTCTTTACAAAAAGGGTCAGGAGTCGACCGCCCAATTGCCAGAACTGTTGGTGTGCCTTTGTTGAGAACAATGTTATGGCGCAGAAGTACAACAAATAATGTTTATATGCATTTTCGAACATATAATCTTTATAAATAACAACACTCATGTAATGCAGAAAAGTTCGGTACTCAGTGCCTTTCCAAAAGGCTATGGTGTCCAGAGACCTGTAGCGACGGTGTACCTCATTAGGAAGCATTGTCTGCACCATGTAGGCAGACACACTTGTTTTTTGCCAGTTAGTTATTCTtccaaacattaaaaactttttttccagtAACCCTTTTAAAATTTTGCGACTTACTCCTAAATCCATAAGGTGCAGCCGATCACTTACTGGAAATTTTGAAATCATATTTAAACCGGTCAAATCTTCAAGTGGTGACCTTATTGACTTGTGGTGTGGTAAATCTAATCTCTCTCTGAAACTATTGTCAGTGCGAGGCTCAGCATTCACACCGTTAAAAATAACTTTGTTTTCTGGCTTTATATATGTTCCAACCAGTGTACACATAGTGCAACCATGCTTTGCAGAAAATCCCATCACGGACTTTATAAAAGCACGTGCGGGTGAGTCGGTAACAAAAGCACTTATTGAAAGTGATACCACTTGACTTCCAAATCTTAAACCGTTTGCCATAAGACTATTCATCTCTTTGACAAATGGTCgcaaaaatggttcaacgCACTCGGGTTTGTGCGATCCAGAATAAATACCAACGACCAGGACCGGAGCGCTCTCAAGTTCGTCCAGCGTTATCGTTATTGGCCAAAACTGAGTGGAAGAACTCTTAAAAAGAGGAACGCCATCGACCGACACTTGCAACGAAAAATGCGTCGTCGGAAGTATGGCATCCTTAAAATAATCTCTAAGAGCCTTCTCAACTCCGGGATACCATAAAGATCCACCACCATTTACCGGAACAATCTCAGCTCCGATTTTGGTAGGAGTGTTTTGGAAGGTCCTGCTGTCCTTAGGAAGCTGTGCCTTGAAAAACACTCTAAAAATAGCTAACAGCAAGTTGCTGTGGTCCCGAGAGAGGAGTGTAATATTCAAAAAATATCGCAACACATCCTCAAAATTTCTGTGACCAAGAAAGCTATAATTTTCCGGCCATCCTCGTGAAGAGTCCTCAACACAATCAGTCACGAGGACATCATCACTTACACCTTCAGCAGGAAAAACCCTGGAAGGACCTGGTGCCGGATCGTCCACAGTTTCATCTGAAAAAGGGATAAGTAAAATTGAATTAGTGGTCTTGAAGAACAAAAATTAGCTCTTTATTCATGAATCTAACGCACAAACAGCAAGAAGCTGTGAGCGATGAGCATGAAATAACACTAAACTAATCTGTTATAAACTTACCAAGAGGCCATGCAAAGTTCACACTATTGGATGGATCGCTTAGCGTATTTTCCATATCAACCCAGTCCACATCGACTTCAGCTTCCATATTCTGTTGCATAACCTTTACTCGCTGGTACATTCGATTTGCAATGCTTTTTTTATCCATTTCAAGTTTTCACGATGTGACAATTAACTTGCAACTTTTGAACACAAAATAAGACTTGCACTTGCACTCACTCGAAGCACCTGCACTTGCAACTTTTGAACACTAAACAAAACTTGCACTTGCACTCGCTCGAAGCACCTGCACTTGCAACTTGTGAACACCAGTAACAACTAATCGAATAACCACTTTTAAAGACACGGTCAACGTAATATCACACAGGATCGACGTTCACACTTGTGTTTCCAATATGGTAATGCCTTTATTTACGGATTTCTTAGCTTTTATACTTAAATCTAAGGTAAGCGTAGTTTGGATAGAAAGGGTAGTTTAGATGTTACAGTAGGACTCGAAGGTTATATACTTAGGTAACCTACTAGGGAAAACGATGACCTTAAGACACGTTGAATGTACCTTGCGAAAACATATACGTCTGCATGGGATTCTGTTCAACGGGTAGTACCATCCGTTGCAGGCAATCAAGCGGTGGCAAAGGAATCAGCGATCCTGTCCAGATCAAGTATAGTGCACCTGTAGTAGGGTAGGCTGACTGAGGATCGTAGCATGTTTTTAGGAATTGACGTTGCCAAACGACGATCAGGTACATCGTAACGAAGCTGGGTGTAGTTTTCGAGTAATCTGTAGATACCTAATAAAGTCATTGTCTAACCAGAGTCGTCCATCAGGCAATCCTTTACATTTTACTCCGTCTAGGATGGTCTTTTGAACTTTGCGTTTGAACTTTGCGTCATGTTTTTATTGTCTAAACATTGCCATAGAGTTTTGCATTTGCTCTGGGATAGGTAAATCATGGGAATATTGAAATAAACAtcttaaaatttatttatcctTCTGAATAAATTAAGTTATATTTAATCCCTTCTGAAATGATTAAATTCAAAAAAATAGTCAGTGCATTAACGGTCTTGCAGAAAAGTCTTATTAAATGAAcagccaacacacacacataagaGCGTTATGACCGCCGTGTGTATTTACACAAAGTGGTGCGCACGCCAATATTGACATCGATTCGAAGagtgagaaaggaaaaaacatgttcgaaggagcgaatgaaatggcaacaccCGGTGTTGCGCTGGGCCTGTGACAGAGTGAGGTTGTGGgctcgagggggtaggaacggggaaaaatatcgcgtgacggatgaatttttgaaacgctttgcccgCGGGGGAACGAGGAAAAACATCGCGCGACGgaccaatttttgaaacgctttgcccgGTGGGTAGCTAACAGAAACCATACACACCTCAAGGTGCATAAACGCTATACCCTATCTTTGGCAGCAAGCCTCGGTGTACCCCGcgggcaaagcgtttcaaaaattggtcCGTCGCGCGatatttttccccgttcctaccccctcgagcCCACAACCTCACTCTGTCACAGGCCCAGCGCAACATCGggtgttgccatttcattcgctccttcgaacatgtttttcctttctcgctcttcgaaTCGACGCGTCGTTTATGCGCATGCGCGGCCTCCGTGGACATAACACTTCGTGTAATAAGTCCCGATACTAACTATGAAATgtatgaaatgaaaactatgaaaaactatgaagtaaatgaaataactatgttatgtttcgaattacatcaaattatattacatcttacaattaattatatcttgtctgaaggttggtacttgtgaaccttggtatataaatggcattattagtgccatctctacgctagtttcgggacttattgaacgatgatACCCAAcgcggtgtttgtgtgtgcgttggcgtTCAATGCGAAACGTCAAAGTTAGTTTGTTTTCATCGGCCAGAAGCGTAAGTATGGAAAACTGCGTAGTTTTGATAACTTATTTCGTACTGTTTATAAGATTACAATTCGGATGGAGAATGCCGTAAATGATTATAAGTAAGTATTGTGGCAGTGTTTTAACAATTGTGCAGTGTTTAAAGTGTTcaggggtcctttttttccaattacaggTACCACGAAGTGAGCTGAGCAACGTCCCATCCCGAGAAGGAAGCGCATGAAATGATGTCGTAGGACGCTGGAGGAGTATAGTGATGTGCACGTGATAGGTTTAGTGGTGTTTTTATAGTGTTATACGATTTGTGAGAAAtaaaggttttaaaattttaacccAATTTGTCGAGTATATTTAGATCCGAAACGGGGGGGCTATGGCGGGGTGGAAGGGGGAGGGTACTGGATGAAGAGGGGTcgggggacacacacaccactaaaGCATTGATGAAGCGTTTCAGCGCCGGGCAGAAAAACGCCTCTTCATAAGCTCGTTAAAAATTCCTTCTGCAGCCGTTAACCAGCCGGTTGTAAAGCCGTCGCATGacagattttgcccgctgggtTATGACCTTCTTACGACGGGCAAAGATTAAAGCATCCTCTCAGCAGCTTCGCCTAAGCATTCAATGTAATTATCAAAGCCGCAATACTTGCAAATTATTTtgctttattattttccaccacgcAGAGAGTTGGGAACATTATTTTCGAAATCGTTGTTACACTACGATCGCTAACCGAGCCACCGAAGCGAGCTGCAGTTTCTCTCttaccctgcgtccacacttgcagcaagttgggccaactttttgctgtcacactagcaatttctagacgtcactgtgctgccacacggcacgaaacagttacgcgcaacatgtaacttggtgtcaaatctgtttcgtgccgtgtggcaggtctaatattacagcaacagaaacaactagtaagagaaatgtcaaacttgtttacattcgtgtttttggcccgagaaaatagaaatcggagaggtaagttgatttctgaataatcttttcgcttttttttagatattgttgctgtaccggcaagatgggattgaacaaagtgacaacaggccaatcgtccggcaccaggaccgcacatcCAGGATCATTGCTAGCCAAACAGAGCTGATGAAAGAGATGACCATTACGGCGAACAGATGTAGAGTTTACGAAAAAGCCACACTAATTCACCttatttcccgaacatccggattcatattatactgggagtgatcacgaagaaataaatgcttggtgccatgcttggaattatgctggtttattctctgctaagattgttttgtacaggaaTCTGTAAGCTTGTGTTTCCAGCTATGCCTCGGGGAAATCCCGGACGGCGTCTGGCGTGCAGCTTGTTACTCGTCGCGAAGGGATGGGCgacgccgagtccgtcggTGAATGGTTTGTCGGTAAAAACCGCAGGtaggagcgagagatggttccatggataacatacgcgtcattattcatgctgaaGTCGAAGAAGCACTGTAATAAGCAAATGTACACCTTCTTGTAAActtccaacaaaattaaccatcaATAATGACCGTCACTAATAATCACCTAACCAAAACATTAACTTCGATGTTCATAACTAATTGTTCcgtccaccggatccggagcgttccggaTAACCAAGCTCACTACGCATTTATCCGAAACATACTTACCAGTTTTACgtatcttttttgctccggtttgctacccattttattgctgaaatggagataaacttatagttaaaattcaaaataacatcacaaataaaaatctttgcttgttaacaaacctctgttttcgtttgtttgtaaacaaacctctgttttcgtctgtaaTGCGCCCTGTTgcagggtctgcagacccacaaagcttttgacacctactgatcgctttactgtcaaaattgtcgcggttggaggctgatatatcgtttgtttcgtgccg
Coding sequences within it:
- the LOC128278887 gene encoding uncharacterized protein LOC128278887 → MVQTMLPNEVHRRYRSLDTIAFWKGTEYRTFLHYMSVVIYKDYMFENAYKHYLLYFCAITLFSTKAHQQFWQLGGRLLTLFVKNFETYYGRSHLTSNVHNLLHVYSDVLNHGELDKFSSYRSENHYQLLKKWVHSGTRCLEQVANRVHHFASIHNFKTCTPPPYPILTRNQDGVHINKNFVLRPNRKDQWFLTRSKGIVKFLKVSNNANQTVLIGSQFDCMAELFHLETSDDIGRIDLSSSDLHIYKVNNNTSTSFVEVPLKSILCKLVCVPLPSRSLSRYVFDPDLSADFCAFFPLLHTFQ